The proteins below are encoded in one region of Mycobacterium pseudokansasii:
- a CDS encoding NAD(+) synthase, translated as MSFYSAYRHGFVRVAACTHHTTIGDPAANAASVLGLARQCHDDGVALAVFPELTLSGYSIEDILLQDALLDAVEDALLDVVAQSADLLPVLVVGAPLRYRHRIYNTAVVVHRGAVLGVVPKSYLPTYREFYESRQVAAGDDERGSLRICGSDVPFGPDLLFTASDLPGFVLHVEICEDMFVPVPPSAEAALAGATVLANLSGSPITIGRAEDRCLLARSASARCLAAYVYAAAGEGESTTDLAWDGQTMIWENGVLLAQSERFPKGERRSVADVDTELLRSERLRMGTFDDNRRHHRVAVESLRRIEFRVDPPTGDIGLRRTVERFPFVPADPQRLQQDCYEAYNIQVSGLEQRLRALNYPKVVIGVSGGLDSTHALIVAARAMDREERPRSDILAFTLPGFATGERTKSNAVKLARALGATFEEIDIRDTAALMLNEMGHPFARGEKLYDVTFENVQAGLRTDYLFRIANQRGGIVLGTGDLSELGLGWSTYGVGDQMSHYNVNAGVPKTLIQHLIRWVISSGEFDEQVCEVLQSVLDTQITPELVPSGEEEELQSSEAKVGPFALQDFSLFHVLRFGFRPSKIAFLAWHAWRDSERGSWPPGFPHDKRPSYSLSEIRHWLQVFVERFYSFSQFKRSALPNGPKVSHGGALSPRGDWRAPSDMPARTWLDQIEQEVPHD; from the coding sequence ATGAGCTTCTATTCCGCATACCGGCACGGGTTCGTGCGCGTCGCCGCGTGCACGCACCACACCACGATCGGCGATCCCGCGGCCAATGCCGCCTCGGTACTGGGCCTGGCGCGCCAGTGTCACGACGACGGCGTCGCCCTGGCGGTGTTCCCCGAGCTGACGTTGTCCGGCTATTCGATCGAGGACATCCTGCTGCAGGACGCCCTGCTCGACGCGGTCGAGGACGCGCTGCTGGACGTGGTGGCGCAGTCCGCCGACCTGCTGCCGGTCCTAGTGGTGGGTGCGCCGCTGCGGTATCGGCACCGCATCTACAACACCGCGGTCGTCGTGCATCGCGGCGCCGTGCTGGGTGTGGTTCCGAAGTCCTATCTGCCCACCTATCGGGAGTTCTACGAGAGCCGGCAGGTCGCGGCCGGCGACGACGAGCGTGGCAGCCTGCGGATCTGCGGATCGGACGTGCCGTTTGGCCCCGATCTGCTTTTCACCGCGTCGGACCTGCCCGGCTTCGTCCTGCATGTGGAGATCTGTGAGGACATGTTCGTCCCGGTACCGCCCAGCGCCGAGGCGGCTCTGGCGGGAGCGACCGTGTTGGCCAACCTGTCCGGCAGCCCGATCACGATCGGGCGCGCCGAGGACCGCTGCTTGCTGGCCCGCTCGGCGTCGGCGCGCTGCCTGGCCGCCTACGTCTACGCTGCCGCCGGAGAAGGGGAGTCGACGACGGACCTGGCGTGGGACGGCCAGACGATGATCTGGGAGAACGGGGTGCTGCTGGCGCAATCCGAGCGTTTCCCGAAGGGCGAGCGCCGTTCGGTGGCCGACGTCGACACCGAACTGCTCCGATCGGAGCGATTGCGGATGGGCACTTTCGACGACAACCGGCGTCACCACCGGGTGGCAGTGGAGTCGTTGCGGCGCATCGAGTTCCGGGTCGATCCGCCCACCGGCGACATCGGGTTGCGGCGGACCGTGGAGCGGTTCCCGTTCGTGCCGGCCGATCCGCAACGGCTGCAACAGGATTGCTACGAGGCCTACAACATCCAGGTGTCCGGTCTCGAGCAGCGGCTGCGGGCGCTGAACTACCCGAAGGTGGTGATCGGCGTCTCCGGGGGGCTGGATTCCACGCACGCCCTGATCGTCGCCGCCCGTGCCATGGATCGCGAGGAACGCCCGCGCAGTGACATTCTGGCGTTCACCCTGCCCGGCTTCGCCACCGGTGAGCGCACCAAGAGCAACGCGGTCAAGCTGGCGCGGGCGCTGGGGGCCACGTTCGAGGAAATCGACATCCGTGACACCGCTGCGCTGATGCTCAACGAGATGGGTCATCCGTTCGCGCGCGGTGAAAAGCTCTACGACGTCACCTTCGAGAACGTGCAGGCCGGCCTGCGCACCGATTACCTGTTCCGCATTGCCAACCAGCGCGGCGGAATCGTGCTGGGCACCGGGGACCTGTCCGAGCTGGGCCTGGGCTGGTCGACATACGGTGTCGGCGACCAGATGTCGCACTACAACGTCAATGCCGGGGTGCCCAAGACGCTGATCCAGCACCTGATCCGCTGGGTCATCTCGTCGGGCGAATTCGACGAGCAGGTGTGCGAGGTGCTGCAGTCGGTGCTCGACACCCAGATCACTCCCGAACTGGTGCCTTCCGGCGAAGAGGAGGAGCTGCAGAGCAGCGAGGCAAAGGTTGGACCTTTTGCGTTGCAGGATTTCTCGTTATTCCACGTGCTGCGCTTCGGGTTCCGGCCGTCGAAGATCGCGTTCCTGGCCTGGCATGCGTGGCGTGACTCCGAGCGCGGCAGTTGGCCGCCCGGCTTCCCGCACGACAAGCGGCCGTCCTACTCGCTGTCCGAGATCCGGCACTGGCTACAGGTTTTCGTCGAGCGGTTTTATTCCTTCAGCCAGTTCAAACGTTCGGCATTGCCCAACGGGCCCAAGGTGTCGCACGGGGGAGCGTTGTCCCCGCGCGGGGATTGGCGCGCCCCGTCGGACATGCCGGCGCGAACCTGGCTCGACCAGATCGAGCAGGAAGTACCGCACGACTGA
- a CDS encoding GntR family transcriptional regulator, whose product MDTVQQASGKTAPVSASAGVPLHRQLFLVLHDEIERGVLAPGDALPTEQALCEQFAVSRITVRRALADLAEQGYIQRRHGVGSFVREEVPADRSAPGRSYLEGLRQTQFETEAEIIELGVRRPPRAVAQVLQTTGELLHVVRVRRQRRTGEPLIVSDVWLPAALAGTLTASALRKAPLYELVKRTGAVVDRVQHEITAEIAGPRNAQLLETAIGAALLRINRLIFATAMPYYYQSVLLSPSRSRVLLTQSSDELEAADGLAIAHDVPGEP is encoded by the coding sequence ATGGACACCGTGCAGCAGGCGAGCGGCAAAACCGCACCCGTGTCGGCCAGCGCCGGCGTACCGCTGCACCGGCAGCTCTTCCTGGTGCTGCACGACGAGATCGAGCGTGGCGTGCTCGCCCCCGGGGATGCGCTACCCACCGAACAGGCGTTGTGTGAGCAATTCGCAGTTTCCCGGATCACCGTGCGGCGCGCCCTGGCCGACTTGGCCGAGCAGGGCTATATCCAGCGCAGGCACGGTGTGGGTTCCTTTGTGCGCGAAGAGGTTCCAGCGGACCGGTCAGCGCCGGGCCGCTCGTATCTGGAGGGGTTGCGGCAGACCCAGTTCGAAACCGAAGCCGAGATCATCGAACTCGGCGTGCGGCGCCCGCCGCGGGCGGTGGCCCAAGTGCTGCAGACGACCGGCGAGCTGCTGCACGTGGTGCGGGTACGGCGGCAACGCCGCACCGGCGAGCCGCTGATCGTCAGCGATGTCTGGTTGCCGGCCGCACTGGCCGGCACGCTGACCGCATCCGCGCTGCGCAAGGCGCCGCTGTACGAACTGGTGAAACGAACCGGGGCGGTCGTGGACCGGGTGCAGCATGAGATCACCGCCGAGATCGCCGGTCCCCGCAATGCGCAGCTTCTCGAGACCGCGATAGGCGCCGCGCTGCTGCGGATCAACCGGCTCATCTTCGCGACGGCCATGCCGTACTACTACCAGTCGGTGCTGTTGTCGCCGAGCCGCAGCCGTGTGCTGCTGACGCAGTCCTCCGATGAACTCGAGGCCGCCGACGGTCTGGCGATCGCCCACGACGTGCCCGGCGAGCCCTAG
- a CDS encoding Sir2 family NAD-dependent protein deacetylase gives MPRLGYVQTPELVALLAGRRVAVLTGAGISTDSGIPDYRGPDSPPSNPMTIGQFTSDPAFRRRYWARNHVGWRHMDDTAPNPGHRALATLERTGVVTGVITQNVDLLHAKAGSRNVVNLHGTYAQVVCLSCGYTISRAALAEQLEALNPGFIERAAAVGGLAVAPDADAVIASAADTDSFRYLDCPGCAGMLKPDIVYFGENVPKDLVAQAYSLVNQAEALLVAGSSLTVYSGYRFVRRAAALAIPIAIVNRGPTRGDGLAAVKVDGGCSETLTLLAAELASAAAH, from the coding sequence ATGCCTAGGCTCGGCTACGTGCAAACCCCCGAACTCGTCGCGCTGCTGGCCGGCCGCCGGGTCGCGGTGCTCACGGGCGCGGGGATTTCCACCGACTCGGGCATACCCGATTACCGGGGACCCGACTCACCGCCGAGCAATCCCATGACCATCGGCCAGTTCACCTCGGATCCGGCGTTTCGCCGGCGATACTGGGCCCGCAACCACGTCGGCTGGCGGCACATGGACGACACCGCACCCAACCCCGGCCACCGGGCACTGGCCACGTTGGAGCGGACCGGGGTGGTGACGGGCGTGATCACCCAGAACGTCGATCTGCTGCATGCCAAGGCCGGCAGCCGCAACGTGGTCAACCTGCACGGCACCTATGCACAGGTGGTCTGCCTGAGTTGCGGTTACACCATCAGCCGGGCCGCGCTGGCCGAGCAGCTGGAGGCGCTCAACCCCGGGTTCATCGAGCGCGCCGCGGCGGTCGGCGGACTAGCGGTGGCTCCCGACGCGGACGCCGTCATCGCCTCGGCCGCCGACACCGATTCCTTCCGCTATCTCGATTGCCCGGGCTGTGCCGGCATGCTCAAGCCCGACATCGTCTACTTCGGCGAAAACGTGCCTAAAGACCTTGTAGCCCAAGCTTATTCGCTGGTTAATCAGGCCGAGGCGCTGCTCGTCGCCGGCTCGTCGCTGACGGTGTACTCCGGCTACCGATTCGTGCGCCGCGCCGCCGCCCTCGCGATCCCCATCGCCATCGTCAACCGGGGACCTACCCGCGGCGACGGCTTGGCCGCAGTCAAGGTCGACGGCGGCTGCTCGGAGACGCTGACCCTGTTGGCCGCTGAGCTGGCCAGCGCCGCGGCCCATTAG
- a CDS encoding cytochrome P450, producing MAAGIRAYDPIDLSSRKFWALTAAERERSFAVLRSERPVSWHRPVDDALLQDPDDPGFWAVTRRSDIVTVSRANEVFLSGKGVLFENVPVELLEGSQSFLAMDPPRHTKLRKLVSAAFTPRQVRRIEDSIKTNAKAIVEELRSAGSGVDFVEHCAKELPMRTLSDMVGIPESERERVAHAADALVSWADSVYLDGRNPLQVLFENQAYLHQLAAELAAERRDHPGDDLFSGLVNAEVDGDRLSDADVAAFFVLLAVAGNDTTRQATSHTLRALTDFPAQKAWLVMDFDNRIGTAVEEFIRWATPVMTFRRTAAKDFELAGQTIAAGEKVVMFYASGNRDQDAFEYPERFELSRSPNPHVGFGGGGVHFCLGAHVARAQLRAIFGELLRQLPDIQAGDPAYVPGNFVHAIRTMSCTF from the coding sequence GTGGCTGCCGGTATCCGTGCCTACGACCCAATCGATCTGTCCTCGCGTAAGTTCTGGGCCTTGACCGCGGCCGAGCGGGAACGCTCGTTCGCGGTGCTGCGGTCCGAGCGTCCGGTGAGCTGGCACCGACCGGTCGACGACGCCTTGCTCCAGGATCCCGACGACCCTGGTTTCTGGGCGGTCACCCGGCGCTCCGACATCGTCACGGTCAGTCGTGCCAACGAGGTGTTCCTGTCAGGCAAGGGCGTGCTCTTCGAAAACGTGCCCGTCGAACTGCTGGAAGGATCGCAGTCGTTCCTGGCGATGGACCCGCCGCGACACACCAAGCTGCGCAAGCTGGTCAGCGCGGCGTTCACGCCGCGGCAGGTGCGCCGCATCGAGGACTCGATCAAGACCAACGCCAAGGCCATCGTCGAAGAGCTGCGGTCGGCCGGCAGCGGTGTCGATTTCGTCGAGCACTGCGCCAAGGAACTGCCCATGCGCACCTTGTCGGACATGGTCGGGATTCCCGAATCGGAACGTGAGCGGGTGGCGCATGCCGCCGACGCCTTGGTCTCCTGGGCCGACTCGGTCTACCTCGACGGGCGCAACCCGCTGCAAGTGCTGTTCGAGAACCAGGCCTATCTGCATCAGCTTGCCGCCGAGCTGGCTGCCGAGCGGCGCGACCACCCCGGCGATGACCTGTTCAGCGGCCTGGTGAACGCCGAAGTGGACGGCGACCGGCTCTCCGATGCCGATGTGGCGGCGTTCTTCGTGTTGCTTGCGGTGGCCGGCAATGACACCACTCGCCAAGCCACCAGCCACACGCTGCGCGCGCTCACCGACTTTCCTGCCCAAAAGGCATGGCTAGTAATGGATTTTGACAATCGGATCGGCACGGCGGTCGAGGAGTTCATCCGGTGGGCCACCCCGGTGATGACGTTTCGTCGCACGGCCGCAAAAGATTTCGAGCTGGCCGGCCAGACCATCGCCGCGGGCGAGAAGGTGGTGATGTTCTATGCGTCGGGCAACCGGGACCAGGACGCGTTCGAGTATCCAGAGCGCTTCGAGCTGAGCCGCAGTCCCAACCCGCACGTGGGCTTCGGGGGTGGCGGTGTGCACTTTTGCCTGGGCGCCCATGTGGCCCGAGCGCAGCTGCGCGCCATTTTCGGTGAGCTGTTGCGGCAATTGCCCGACATCCAGGCGGGCGATCCGGCCTACGTGCCGGGCAACTTCGTGCATGCTATCCGCACCATGTCCTGCACCTTCTGA
- a CDS encoding TetR/AcrR family transcriptional regulator, whose amino-acid sequence MPSVTRNTQATRRQRREQMERRLLDATEQLMTEGASFTELSVDRLATAAGISRASFYIYFDDKGHLLRRLAGQVFDDLAHRAAQWWEVAWRHNSEDVRAAMAGIISSFRRHQPLLVALSEMAGYDPMAAHTYRDLLTAISERLARVIEDGQADGSIRAELPAATTADALTWMVERVCQQSLPGKPPEFDTELATTLTEIVWGALYLKTASAT is encoded by the coding sequence ATGCCATCGGTTACTCGCAACACCCAGGCCACCCGCCGGCAGCGACGAGAGCAGATGGAACGCCGGCTGTTGGACGCCACCGAACAGCTGATGACCGAGGGCGCGAGCTTCACCGAGCTCAGCGTGGATCGGCTGGCGACCGCGGCCGGCATCTCCCGCGCCAGCTTCTACATCTATTTCGACGACAAAGGCCACCTGCTTCGCCGGTTGGCCGGCCAGGTTTTCGACGACCTGGCGCACCGTGCCGCACAGTGGTGGGAGGTGGCCTGGCGACACAATTCCGAGGATGTCCGCGCCGCCATGGCGGGCATCATCTCCAGCTTTCGCCGTCATCAACCACTGCTTGTCGCGCTCAGCGAGATGGCCGGCTACGACCCGATGGCGGCACACACCTATCGGGATCTGCTGACCGCCATCTCCGAGCGCCTGGCCCGTGTCATCGAGGACGGCCAGGCCGACGGCTCCATCCGTGCCGAACTGCCCGCGGCCACCACCGCCGATGCGCTGACCTGGATGGTCGAGCGGGTCTGTCAGCAGAGCCTGCCGGGCAAACCACCGGAGTTCGACACCGAGCTGGCCACCACGCTGACCGAAATAGTCTGGGGCGCACTGTATCTCAAAACCGCGTCGGCTACCTGA
- a CDS encoding HNH endonuclease signature motif containing protein, producing the protein MGSSSREDIVEVFNALDSDLDRLCELSFDVLTTPERLRALERLERVARRLRTPQHALINQLGAQAGEEELGTKLRSALADRLRITKAEAGRRIDEAADLGQRRALTGEPLAPQLTATAAAQRDGLVGDGHVRVIRSFFAHLPAEVDLGTREAAEADLARKACQYRPDELATYAQRIMDWLNPDGEFRDQERARKRGIMLGKQEFDGMSRISGMLTPELRAAVEAVLAKLAAPGACNPDDQTPVIDETPDEDAVRRDTRSQAQRNHDGFLAGLRALLASGELGQHNGLPVSIVVTTTLQDLEAAAGKGLTGGGTLLPISDVIRLASHAHHYLAIFDRGKALALYHTKRLASPGQRIMLYARDRGCTKPGCDAPAYHSQVHHVQGWATTRRTDIDQLTLACGVDNRLVEKGWITRKNAHGDTEWIPPAHLDRGQPRTNPYHHPGRFLRDSDDEPV; encoded by the coding sequence ATGGGTTCGAGCAGTCGTGAAGACATTGTCGAGGTCTTCAACGCGCTGGATTCAGATCTGGATCGTTTGTGCGAGTTGTCTTTTGACGTGCTCACCACCCCGGAACGGTTGCGGGCCTTGGAGCGCCTGGAGCGCGTGGCACGACGGCTGCGGACACCCCAACACGCGCTGATCAATCAGCTCGGCGCGCAGGCCGGCGAGGAAGAACTGGGCACCAAACTGCGTTCGGCGCTGGCCGACCGGCTGCGCATCACCAAGGCCGAGGCGGGCCGGCGCATCGACGAAGCAGCTGATCTTGGTCAACGGCGGGCGCTGACCGGTGAGCCGTTGGCGCCGCAGTTGACCGCGACCGCGGCCGCTCAACGCGACGGGCTCGTCGGTGACGGGCATGTGCGGGTGATCCGCAGCTTCTTCGCCCACCTGCCCGCCGAGGTAGACCTGGGTACCCGGGAAGCCGCCGAAGCCGACCTGGCCCGCAAAGCCTGCCAGTATCGCCCCGACGAGTTGGCCACATACGCCCAGCGGATCATGGACTGGCTCAACCCCGACGGGGAATTTCGCGACCAGGAGCGGGCCCGCAAGCGCGGGATCATGCTGGGCAAGCAGGAATTCGACGGGATGTCGCGCATCAGCGGCATGCTGACCCCGGAGTTGCGCGCGGCCGTGGAGGCCGTGTTGGCCAAGCTGGCCGCCCCCGGTGCCTGCAACCCCGACGACCAGACCCCCGTCATTGACGAAACACCCGACGAGGATGCGGTGCGCCGTGACACGCGCAGTCAAGCGCAACGCAACCATGACGGCTTCCTCGCCGGACTGCGTGCGCTGTTGGCGTCGGGGGAGTTGGGCCAACACAACGGGCTTCCGGTGTCGATCGTGGTGACCACCACCCTCCAAGACCTCGAGGCCGCCGCCGGGAAGGGCCTGACCGGCGGCGGCACGCTGTTGCCGATCAGCGATGTGATTCGCCTGGCCAGCCACGCGCACCACTATTTGGCCATTTTTGATCGCGGCAAGGCCCTGGCGCTGTATCACACCAAACGGCTGGCTTCCCCGGGGCAGCGAATCATGTTGTACGCCAGGGATCGTGGATGCACGAAACCGGGCTGTGATGCGCCTGCCTATCACAGCCAAGTCCACCACGTCCAAGGCTGGGCCACGACCCGCCGCACCGACATCGATCAGCTGACCCTGGCCTGCGGAGTCGACAACCGACTCGTCGAAAAAGGCTGGATCACCCGCAAAAACGCCCACGGCGACACCGAATGGATACCCCCGGCCCATCTAGATCGCGGACAACCCCGGACCAACCCCTACCACCACCCCGGAAGATTCCTACGCGACAGCGACGACGAACCGGTTTGA
- the proB gene encoding glutamate 5-kinase, whose protein sequence is MVSPHREVIRTARSLVVKVGTTALTTPSGMFDAGRLAELADAIEARMKAGTDVVIVSSGAIAAGLEPLGLSCRPRDLATKQAAASVGQVALVNSWSTAFARYGRTVGQVLLTAHDISMRVQHTNAQRTLDRLRALHAVAIVNENDTVATNEIRFGDNDRLSALVAHLVGAEALVLLSDIDGLYDTDPRKHRGARFIPEVAGLADLDGVVAGRSSHLGTGGMASKVSSALLAADAGVPVLLAPAADAATALTDASVGTVFAPRPGRMSARRFWVRYAAEAAGWLTLDAGAVHAVVRQRRSLLPAGITAVSGKFFAGDVVELRGPDATTVARGVVAYDAAELAAMMGRSTSELPGELRRPAVHADDLVPE, encoded by the coding sequence ATGGTCAGTCCGCACCGGGAAGTCATCCGGACCGCACGCAGCCTCGTCGTCAAGGTGGGGACGACAGCGCTGACCACGCCGTCGGGGATGTTCGACGCCGGCCGGCTGGCCGAGCTCGCCGATGCAATCGAGGCGCGGATGAAGGCGGGCACTGACGTCGTCATCGTGTCTTCGGGCGCGATCGCCGCGGGCCTCGAGCCACTCGGATTATCCTGCCGCCCAAGGGATTTGGCGACCAAACAGGCCGCCGCCAGCGTTGGGCAGGTGGCGCTGGTGAACTCGTGGAGCACCGCGTTCGCCCGGTACGGCCGCACGGTGGGCCAGGTGCTGTTGACCGCCCACGACATCTCGATGCGGGTCCAGCACACCAACGCCCAGCGCACTCTGGACCGGCTGCGGGCGCTGCACGCGGTGGCGATCGTCAACGAGAACGACACGGTGGCCACCAACGAGATCCGCTTCGGCGACAACGATCGACTGTCGGCGCTGGTGGCTCACCTGGTGGGCGCGGAGGCGCTGGTGCTGCTCTCCGACATCGACGGGCTTTACGACACCGATCCCCGAAAACACCGGGGGGCCCGGTTTATCCCCGAAGTGGCCGGCCTCGCGGATCTCGACGGCGTTGTCGCCGGGCGCAGCAGTCATCTGGGTACCGGCGGAATGGCGTCCAAGGTGTCGTCGGCGTTGCTGGCCGCGGACGCGGGGGTGCCGGTGCTGCTGGCTCCCGCGGCAGACGCGGCGACGGCGCTCACCGATGCGTCGGTGGGTACGGTCTTCGCACCGCGGCCCGGGCGCATGTCGGCGCGGCGGTTCTGGGTACGGTATGCCGCCGAGGCCGCGGGTTGGCTGACGCTCGACGCGGGTGCCGTGCATGCCGTCGTGCGGCAACGGCGGTCGCTGCTGCCGGCCGGCATCACCGCGGTGTCGGGCAAGTTTTTCGCCGGTGACGTCGTCGAACTCCGTGGACCCGACGCGACCACGGTGGCCCGCGGTGTGGTCGCCTACGACGCGGCCGAGCTGGCCGCGATGATGGGCCGGTCCACCTCGGAGTTGCCCGGTGAATTGCGCCGGCCCGCGGTGCATGCCGACGACCTGGTGCCCGAGTAA
- a CDS encoding 3-isopropylmalate dehydratase large subunit has translation MGMTIIEKIFARKTGQSTVSPGDTVVVDVDMTVLIDLQFAREWVQPNRIHDPEKLAVVMDHAVPAPTVRDAAGGQQARKFVADFGIRRFYDVGRHGISHQVIAENGLARPGEVLACSDSHTCAAGAYSTAARGLGTDEVYSIMCTGQTWYQIAPTIRYEFYGVKPDTVSGKDIFLHIANRYGDAVNRNLEYGGSGLASIPIHDRRTIATQGAELSADFAIFEADDVLTGHLTARGIGGYRAAAPDHDAGYHDIRPVELATLEPYVALPGTVSRNGLPVSQLGKQEVDQAFIGSCANGQLEDLEMAARVLRGRSIAPGVRLLVTPASQAVYRKAMRLGYLQDIADAGAVVTNSTCGACFGYHMGLVGPGEVCITSSTRNFTGRMGSTEARIFMASPATVAASAVTGYITDPRSLGA, from the coding sequence ATGGGCATGACCATCATCGAGAAGATCTTCGCCCGCAAGACCGGTCAAAGCACGGTGTCGCCCGGCGACACCGTCGTCGTCGATGTCGACATGACCGTGTTGATCGATCTCCAGTTCGCGCGAGAATGGGTACAGCCCAACCGGATTCATGACCCCGAGAAACTAGCGGTGGTGATGGACCACGCCGTACCGGCACCGACGGTCCGAGACGCCGCCGGCGGTCAACAAGCCCGGAAGTTCGTCGCCGACTTCGGTATCCGGCGCTTCTATGACGTCGGCAGGCATGGCATCAGCCATCAGGTTATCGCCGAGAACGGACTGGCCCGACCGGGAGAAGTACTGGCGTGTAGCGATTCCCACACCTGCGCCGCCGGAGCCTACAGCACCGCGGCCCGCGGCCTGGGGACCGACGAGGTGTACTCGATCATGTGCACCGGCCAGACCTGGTACCAGATCGCACCGACCATCCGCTACGAGTTCTACGGCGTCAAACCGGACACCGTCAGCGGCAAGGACATCTTCCTGCACATCGCCAACCGCTACGGTGATGCCGTCAACCGGAATCTGGAATACGGCGGCAGCGGCCTGGCCAGTATCCCGATACACGATCGGCGCACGATCGCCACCCAAGGGGCCGAGTTATCCGCTGATTTTGCCATTTTCGAAGCCGACGACGTGTTGACCGGCCACCTGACCGCGCGCGGCATCGGTGGATACCGTGCTGCGGCACCGGATCACGACGCCGGGTACCACGACATCCGGCCCGTCGAGCTGGCCACGCTCGAACCGTATGTGGCTCTTCCGGGTACCGTCAGCCGCAATGGGCTGCCCGTTTCGCAATTAGGCAAACAGGAGGTCGACCAGGCGTTCATCGGATCCTGCGCCAACGGCCAGCTCGAAGACCTCGAAATGGCCGCACGGGTGCTGCGCGGCCGGAGCATCGCACCGGGCGTGCGGCTGCTGGTCACACCCGCGTCCCAAGCGGTGTACCGGAAGGCCATGCGGCTGGGCTACTTACAGGACATCGCCGACGCCGGCGCCGTCGTCACCAATTCCACCTGCGGCGCCTGCTTCGGCTACCACATGGGACTGGTCGGTCCCGGCGAAGTATGCATCACCTCGAGCACCCGCAACTTCACCGGGCGGATGGGCAGCACCGAGGCGCGCATCTTCATGGCCTCACCGGCGACCGTCGCCGCTTCGGCAGTCACCGGTTACATCACCGACCCGAGGAGTTTGGGAGCATGA
- a CDS encoding 3-isopropylmalate dehydratase produces the protein MTLTFSGRVWLFGDDLNTDAMYPAFAMKMDRPEAARHVFYQLRPGWTDEVSPGDILVAGKNFGVGSSRPVAALFVELGIAGLVAEEFNSLFFRNAVNAGLPAMTVPHATTIFAEGDQATFDLAEGSWRNDTTGACGTAPTLPALILDIIDSGGVLPRLAAQGYLLLCHKV, from the coding sequence ATGACACTCACTTTCAGCGGCAGGGTGTGGCTTTTCGGCGACGACCTCAACACCGACGCCATGTACCCCGCTTTTGCCATGAAGATGGATCGGCCCGAGGCGGCTCGGCATGTCTTCTATCAGCTCCGTCCCGGGTGGACCGACGAGGTGTCGCCGGGCGATATCCTGGTGGCCGGCAAGAACTTCGGCGTCGGATCGTCGCGCCCGGTCGCGGCGCTGTTCGTCGAGCTTGGCATCGCTGGGCTGGTCGCCGAGGAATTCAACTCCCTGTTCTTCCGCAATGCGGTCAATGCCGGACTGCCCGCGATGACCGTGCCCCATGCCACCACCATCTTTGCCGAAGGCGATCAGGCAACGTTTGATCTCGCCGAGGGCAGCTGGCGCAACGACACCACCGGCGCCTGCGGAACGGCGCCCACCCTGCCGGCGTTGATCCTCGACATCATCGACAGCGGCGGTGTCCTACCACGGTTGGCCGCACAGGGTTATCTGCTGCTTTGCCATAAGGTTTAA
- a CDS encoding isocitrate lyase/PEP mutase family protein: MPTTPARRRLRALLDTHELVVAPGVFDGISAHLTKRTGHVAAYLTGSGVAASGFGLPDIGLVTASEMAERARMVAGVLGDIPLIADADTGYGAPKNVVRTVRSYDNAGVAAIQLEDQAFPKRCGHLPDKRVVDAAVFEQTLAAALDTRSDDGLLIVARTDARAPLGLDAAIERANRYAAAGADIVFVEAPQDIGEIERIALEVEAPLLINLVIGGLTPQVPMTRLQELGYAVAIHPGQLVRRGTAAMLAALCELNRTDPTAHRTGTPAEFFNLVGLAEWSEIEARYAPAEASAWA; the protein is encoded by the coding sequence ATGCCAACGACACCGGCCCGCCGCCGACTGCGAGCCCTCCTGGACACCCACGAACTCGTGGTCGCCCCAGGGGTTTTCGATGGGATTTCGGCGCACTTGACCAAACGCACCGGTCACGTCGCGGCGTATCTGACCGGATCCGGGGTAGCCGCCTCCGGTTTCGGCCTACCCGACATCGGCCTGGTCACCGCGTCGGAAATGGCCGAGCGGGCGCGGATGGTCGCCGGCGTCCTGGGCGACATCCCGCTCATCGCCGACGCCGACACCGGCTACGGCGCCCCCAAGAACGTGGTGCGTACCGTCCGCTCCTACGACAACGCCGGTGTGGCCGCGATCCAGTTGGAAGACCAGGCATTTCCCAAGCGATGCGGCCATCTGCCGGACAAACGGGTCGTGGACGCCGCGGTGTTCGAGCAGACGCTGGCGGCCGCGCTCGACACCCGCTCCGACGACGGCCTGCTGATCGTGGCGCGCACCGACGCGCGGGCCCCGCTGGGCCTGGATGCCGCCATCGAACGTGCCAACCGCTACGCCGCCGCAGGCGCCGACATCGTCTTCGTCGAAGCTCCACAGGACATCGGTGAAATCGAGCGTATCGCCCTCGAAGTCGAGGCCCCGCTATTGATCAATCTGGTCATCGGCGGCCTGACTCCGCAGGTGCCGATGACGCGGTTGCAGGAATTGGGTTACGCCGTGGCCATACATCCGGGTCAGCTGGTGCGACGCGGGACGGCCGCCATGCTGGCGGCCCTGTGCGAACTCAACCGGACCGACCCCACGGCCCACCGGACCGGCACCCCCGCCGAATTCTTCAACCTGGTCGGTCTGGCGGAGTGGTCGGAAATCGAAGCCAGGTACGCGCCCGCCGAGGCCAGCGCATGGGCATGA